From Polyodon spathula isolate WHYD16114869_AA chromosome 24, ASM1765450v1, whole genome shotgun sequence, one genomic window encodes:
- the LOC121299322 gene encoding anti-apoptotic protein NR13-like has product MCFRLRDQTYVLAEDYVLHRIGIQRLPPSEKAKMMRSLAKDMEKQYQPRFNSILKSFVTQCRSDPCSTLLKVIEELVGDGKLNWGRIVSLFTFTGLLANELYSQGLSLDCCKSLAKTVADYLGGEKQEWLAQNEGWDGFCKFFQTPKDESSMKTALFAAAGVGIAGIAILLVR; this is encoded by the exons atgTGCTTCAGGTTGAGGGATCAGACCTATGTTCTGGCAGAAGATTATGTTCTTCACCGTATTGGAATCCAACGGTTGCCTCCCAGCGAAAAAGCCAAAATGATGCGCAGTCTGGCCAAAGACATGGAGAAGCAGTACCAGCCTCGGTTTAACTCCATTCTGAAGAGCTTTGTTACCCAGTGTAGATCTGATCCGTGTTCTACACTCCTGAAGGTCATCGAGGAGCTAGTAGGAGATGGAAAGTTAAACTGGGGACGGATTGTCAGTCTATTCACGTTCACAGGATTACTGGCAAATGAACTTTATTCACAAGGTTTAAGTCTGGACTGCTGTAAAAGCCTGGCAAAAACAGTTGCTGATTATCTAGGGGGTGAAAAACAAGAATGGCTGGCACAAAATGAAGGCTGG gaCGGGTTCTGCAAGTTTTTCCAGACTCCAAAAGATGAGTCCTCAATGAAGACTGCACTTTTTGCTGCAGCTGGGGTTGGGATAGCAGGGATAGCAATCCTCCTGGTCCGATAG
- the LOC121298779 gene encoding guanine nucleotide-binding protein subunit beta-5: protein MANEGLRDNETLSSLKNESETLKCKLEEERAKLHDVELHQVADRVDALGQFVMKTRRTLKGHGNKVLCMDWCKDKRRLVSSSQDGKVIVWDAFTTNKEHAVTMPCTWVMACAYAPSGCAIACGGLDNKCSVYPLTFDKNENMAAKKKSVAMHTNYLSACSFTNSDMQILTASGDGTCALWDVESGQLLQSFHGHAADVLCLDLAPSETGNTFVSGGCDKKAMVWDLRSGQCIQSFETHDSDINSVRYYPSGDAFASASDDATCRLYDLRADREVAIYSKESIIFGASSVDFSLSGRLLFTGYNDYTINVWDVLKGTRVSILFGHENRVSTLRVSPDGTAFCSGSWDHTLRIWA, encoded by the exons ATGGCAAACGAGGGGCTGCGTGATAATGAGACCCTGTCGTCACTGAAGAACGAGTCGGAGACCCTGAAATGCAAGCTGGAAGAGGAGAGAGCCAAGCTGCACGATGTGGAAC TGCATCAAGTTGCCGATCGCGTAGACGCTCTTGGTCAGTTTGTGATGAAGACGAGAAGGACTCTGAAAGGACATGGCAACAAAGTGTTGTGTATGGATTGGTGTAAAGACAAGAGAAGGCTTGTGAGCTCTTCCCAG GATGGAAAAGTGATTGTATGGGATGCTTTCACAACCAACAAG GAACATGCAGTTACCATGCCGTGCACCTGGGTGATGGCCTGTGCGTATGCTCCCTCTGGATGCGCAATTGCCTGTGG AGGTTTGGACAATAAGTGTTCAGTGTATCCCCTCACCTTTGATAAAAATGAGAACATGGCCGCGAAGAAGAAATCTGTGGCAATGCACACTAACTACTTATCGGCCTGCAGCTTCACAAATTCAGACATGCAG ATCCTGACTGCCAGCGGGGATGGAACCTGTGCTCTGTGGGATGTGGAGAGCGGCCAGCTGCTCCAGAGCTTCCATGGCCATGCCGCTGACGTGCTGTGTTTGGATCTGGCCCCCTCAGAGACAGGGAACACCTTTGTGTCTGGG GGCTGTGATAAGAAGGCAATGGTTTGGGACTTGCGTTCTGGACAGTGTATCCAGTCTTTTGAAACACATGACTCAGACATTAACAGTGTCAG atactaccCTAGTGGAGATGCTTTTGCCTCCGCCTCTGACGATGCAACT TGTCGTCTTTATGACCTTCGAGCAGACAGAGAAGTAGCTATATATTCCAAAGAAAGCATTATATTTGGAGCCTCCAGCGTTGATTTCTCACTCAGTG GTCGTCTGCTGTTTACTGGCTACAATGATTACACTATCAATGTCTGGGATGTCCTGAAGGGCACAAGGGTGTCCATTCTGTTTGGCCATGAGAATCGCGTCAGTACCCTGCGAGTTTCACCGGACGGCACAGCGTTCTGCTCCGGCTCATGGGATCACACTCTGAGG atttggGCCTAA